Proteins from a single region of Rhodovibrio salinarum DSM 9154:
- a CDS encoding DMT family transporter gives MSARADSEPAADSVQNTAPSRASAGSGHHPGTKGAYLLLAAVILLWGANWPVMKLGLQSITPFWFAAARMAMGAVTLFGVLAATGRLRLPRRADMPIVITVALLQMASFLSLVNLALLTVDAGRSAILAYTTPLWVTPVAVFLLGERLSARKGAGLILGLTGVAVLFNPLGFDWSNPDVVAGNAFLMLAALGWAIAILHTRRHTWTSSPLQLAPWQMLTALPVLLAFAFVFEGDAQVTWSSELIAILVFNGPLATAFGFWAVVTVQRSLPAISTSLGLLGVPTAGVIMSTLFLGETLSATRLGGLALIVGGMALVNLADLRARRRR, from the coding sequence ATGAGCGCGCGCGCCGACAGCGAACCGGCTGCCGATTCCGTCCAGAACACCGCCCCCTCTCGCGCAAGCGCGGGCAGCGGTCACCATCCGGGGACCAAGGGCGCCTATCTGCTGCTGGCGGCGGTGATCCTGCTGTGGGGCGCCAACTGGCCGGTGATGAAGCTCGGCCTGCAGTCGATCACGCCGTTCTGGTTCGCTGCGGCGCGCATGGCGATGGGGGCTGTGACGCTGTTCGGCGTCCTCGCGGCGACCGGCCGCTTGCGCCTGCCGAGGCGTGCCGACATGCCGATCGTGATCACGGTCGCGCTGTTGCAGATGGCGAGCTTCCTGTCGCTGGTGAACCTGGCGCTGCTGACCGTCGATGCCGGCCGTTCGGCGATTCTGGCCTACACCACGCCGCTGTGGGTCACGCCGGTGGCCGTCTTTCTGCTGGGCGAACGGCTGAGCGCGCGCAAAGGGGCCGGTCTGATCCTGGGGCTGACCGGCGTGGCGGTCCTGTTCAACCCGCTGGGATTCGATTGGTCGAACCCGGATGTGGTGGCGGGCAACGCCTTCCTGATGTTGGCCGCGCTCGGTTGGGCCATCGCCATCCTGCACACCCGACGCCACACCTGGACCTCCAGCCCGCTGCAGCTGGCGCCCTGGCAGATGCTGACCGCCTTGCCGGTGCTTCTGGCGTTCGCCTTCGTTTTCGAGGGGGATGCGCAGGTCACCTGGTCAAGCGAACTGATCGCGATCCTGGTCTTCAACGGGCCGCTCGCCACCGCGTTTGGGTTCTGGGCGGTCGTGACGGTGCAACGCAGCTTGCCGGCGATCTCCACCTCGCTCGGCCTGCTCGGCGTGCCGACGGCCGGCGTGATCATGAGCACGCTGTTCCTGGGCGAGACGCTGTCGGCTACCCGCCTGGGCGGCCTGGCGCTGATCGTGGGCGGCATGGCGCTCGTCAACCTGGCGGACCTGCGGGCACGACGGCGTCGCTGA
- a CDS encoding BolA family protein — translation MQFAQRIDHQLRQTFEIERLEIIDDSAKHAGHAGAHPEGETHFRVVVVSLDFDGVSRVARQRMVYDALKAEMGERVHALQLSCRTPDEDAKLTS, via the coding sequence ATGCAGTTCGCCCAACGGATCGACCACCAGCTGCGCCAGACCTTCGAGATCGAGCGCCTGGAGATCATCGACGATTCGGCCAAGCACGCTGGCCACGCCGGCGCCCATCCCGAGGGCGAGACACACTTCCGGGTGGTCGTCGTCTCGCTCGACTTCGATGGCGTCAGCCGGGTTGCGCGTCAGCGCATGGTCTACGACGCGCTCAAAGCCGAAATGGGCGAACGCGTACATGCCCTGCAACTGTCCTGCCGCACGCCGGACGAGGACGCCAAGCTGACGAGCTGA
- the cobS gene encoding cobaltochelatase subunit CobS, with protein MASQTANADTQLPASGPDMKISVAQTFGLDVDMQVPAFSEPSEYVPEQDDTYRFDRDTTLAILAGFAYNRRVMVQGYHGTGKSTHIEQVAARLNWPCIRINLDSHISRIDLIGKDAIVLRDGQQVTEFREGLLPWALQNPTALVFDEYDAGRPDVMFVIQRVLEVEGKLTLLDQNKVIHPHNAFRLFATANTVGLGDTTGLYHGTQQINQGQMDRWNIVATLNYLPHDEETNIVLQKMPQFDTQEGREQVSAMVHCADLTRSGFVNGDISTVMSPRTVLTWAENAAIFNDVGFAFRLSFLNKCDELERPVVAEYYQRCFGTELPETGVQATLV; from the coding sequence ATGGCTAGTCAGACCGCGAACGCCGACACTCAACTGCCCGCGTCGGGCCCGGATATGAAAATCTCGGTTGCCCAGACGTTCGGTCTGGACGTCGACATGCAGGTGCCGGCCTTCTCCGAGCCCAGCGAGTACGTTCCGGAGCAGGACGATACCTATCGCTTCGACCGGGACACCACGCTCGCCATCCTGGCCGGCTTTGCCTACAACCGCCGGGTCATGGTGCAGGGCTATCACGGTACCGGGAAGTCGACGCACATCGAGCAGGTCGCCGCGCGGCTGAATTGGCCGTGCATCCGGATCAACCTGGACAGCCACATCTCGCGGATCGACCTGATCGGCAAGGATGCGATCGTCCTGCGTGATGGCCAGCAGGTGACCGAGTTCCGAGAGGGCCTGCTGCCTTGGGCGCTGCAGAACCCGACCGCGCTGGTGTTTGACGAGTACGACGCCGGCCGGCCGGACGTGATGTTCGTGATCCAGCGCGTTCTGGAGGTCGAGGGTAAGCTGACCCTGCTCGACCAGAACAAGGTGATTCACCCGCACAACGCCTTCCGTCTGTTCGCGACCGCGAACACGGTTGGCCTGGGCGATACCACCGGGCTCTATCACGGCACCCAGCAGATCAACCAGGGCCAGATGGATCGCTGGAACATCGTGGCGACCCTGAACTATCTGCCGCATGACGAGGAAACCAACATCGTCCTACAGAAAATGCCGCAGTTCGACACCCAGGAAGGCCGTGAGCAGGTCTCCGCGATGGTGCACTGCGCGGATCTGACCCGCAGCGGCTTCGTCAACGGCGACATCTCCACCGTGATGAGCCCGCGGACGGTGCTCACCTGGGCGGAGAACGCGGCGATCTTCAACGACGTGGGATTCGCCTTCCGCCTGAGCTTCCTGAACAAGTGCGACGAGCTCGAGCGGCCGGTGGTGGCGGAATACTACCAGCGCTGCTTCGGCACCGAGCTGCCGGAGACGGGGGTGCAGGCAACGCTGGTGTAA
- the recN gene encoding DNA repair protein RecN — MLRSLAIRDVVLIHRLELEFTPGLCALTGETGAGKSILLDSLGLALGNRADSGLLRPGAEQARVTAAFDLANGHPVRDVLAEHDIEIDDDQLVMRRVLSKDGRGRAYVNDQPVSVTLLRRLADHLVEIQGQFEQRGLLNAANHRSLLDAYGGLRERAQQVAARYEDWRQALDTYRTAQAELEQARQDEAYLRHEVDELDQLQPQPGEEQQLADQRNRLMNAEKLVDAFNAAEAELTGGEQGRGAEDSLASARRALERIADQAGDDIQAALEALDRAMSETEDALARLRSLSSEIELDSGRQQEIEERYFALKDLSRKHGCEVDELPDVHARLQERLNAIDSGGAHLQALSDAADQARQAFHEEAQALSEARGEAAGRLDAAINAELPPLKLEKATFKTRLQPLEEDDWGPNGIERVSFEVATNPGAHPGPLNKIASGGELSRFLLALKVVLAQVSPERSLVFDEVDSGIGGAAAAAVGDRLARLSEGRQLLVVTHSPQVAARADHHFRVAKASDGEATVTDVSQLSEDQRREEIARMLSGTHVTDEARAAAAKLMGAA; from the coding sequence ATGCTCCGCAGTCTGGCGATCCGTGACGTCGTTCTGATCCACCGGCTCGAGCTCGAGTTTACGCCAGGCTTGTGCGCCCTGACCGGCGAGACCGGCGCCGGCAAATCGATTCTGCTGGATTCCCTGGGTCTCGCACTTGGCAACCGGGCCGATAGCGGCCTGCTACGTCCTGGCGCGGAGCAGGCCAGGGTCACGGCCGCTTTCGATCTCGCCAACGGCCATCCGGTACGCGACGTGCTCGCAGAGCACGACATTGAGATCGACGACGACCAGCTGGTGATGCGCCGCGTGTTGTCGAAGGACGGGCGTGGCCGGGCATACGTCAACGATCAGCCTGTCTCGGTCACGTTGCTGCGCCGCCTGGCCGATCACCTGGTCGAGATCCAGGGCCAGTTCGAGCAACGCGGGCTGCTCAACGCCGCCAACCACCGCAGTCTGCTCGACGCCTATGGCGGCTTGCGTGAGCGCGCCCAGCAGGTCGCCGCCCGCTACGAGGACTGGCGCCAGGCGCTGGACACCTATCGCACCGCGCAGGCGGAGCTGGAACAGGCACGCCAGGACGAAGCCTACCTGCGTCACGAGGTCGACGAACTGGACCAGCTACAGCCGCAGCCCGGCGAAGAGCAGCAGCTCGCCGATCAGCGCAACCGCCTGATGAACGCGGAAAAGCTGGTCGACGCTTTCAACGCCGCGGAAGCGGAACTGACCGGCGGCGAGCAGGGACGCGGTGCGGAGGACAGCTTGGCGAGCGCCCGGCGCGCGCTGGAGCGGATTGCCGATCAAGCCGGCGACGATATCCAAGCCGCCCTGGAAGCCCTCGACCGCGCGATGTCGGAGACGGAGGATGCCCTCGCCCGCCTGCGGTCCCTCTCCTCCGAGATCGAGCTCGACAGCGGCCGGCAACAGGAGATCGAAGAGCGCTACTTCGCGCTCAAGGACCTCTCTCGTAAACACGGTTGCGAGGTCGACGAACTGCCGGATGTCCATGCCCGCCTGCAGGAACGCCTGAACGCGATCGACAGCGGCGGCGCCCACCTGCAGGCGCTGTCGGACGCCGCCGATCAGGCCCGCCAGGCCTTCCACGAAGAGGCCCAGGCGCTGTCCGAGGCGCGCGGCGAAGCCGCCGGCCGGCTGGACGCGGCGATCAATGCCGAGCTGCCGCCGCTCAAACTGGAAAAGGCGACCTTCAAGACCCGCCTGCAGCCGTTGGAAGAGGACGACTGGGGCCCGAACGGCATCGAGCGGGTGTCCTTCGAAGTGGCCACCAACCCCGGCGCCCATCCAGGGCCGCTGAACAAGATCGCCTCCGGCGGCGAGCTGTCGCGGTTCCTGCTGGCACTCAAGGTGGTGCTCGCCCAGGTCAGCCCGGAACGCAGCCTGGTGTTCGACGAGGTCGACAGCGGCATCGGCGGCGCCGCCGCGGCGGCGGTCGGCGACCGGCTTGCCCGCCTGTCCGAGGGACGCCAACTCCTGGTGGTCACGCACTCGCCGCAGGTCGCCGCACGCGCCGACCACCACTTCCGCGTCGCCAAGGCAAGCGACGGCGAAGCCACCGTGACCGACGTATCGCAGCTCAGCGAAGACCAGCGCCGCGAGGAGATCGCCCGCATGCTCTCCGGCACGCACGTGACCGACGAAGCCCGGGCCGCCGCGGCCAAGCTGATGGGGGCCGCGTAA
- the cobT gene encoding cobaltochelatase subunit CobT produces the protein MKDDNESPLERFRRTQGATMRAMARRDDLHVTFSSNAQGLSGSEMRLSQPGRDLTHEEASRVRGEADAEALRLRYHDSKVHTQNRPQNQVAREVFDAVEQARCEALGAQGMAGVASNLDAAMNERYKARGYTNIEHREDVPLSEVMRVMARESMTGQAPPPAAKAMIDAWRPTLDAEVLRELEQLGQHVTHQDDYARQVRKLLRHLDLDTASDEEEASSDEDEQADAEQSEDDSGDGEAQGGEQDNADSGSSMDGDTADDGEGSGVEEQESDSEGQMTSGASSEEPGRPGTQPRHQDRRNSTEDLPYAPYTQEFDEITDASELCDPDELARLRQMLDQQLAHMQSVVSRLANRLQRRLLAKQTRAWQFNLEEGYLDTARLARIIANPEFPLSYKQESDSRFRDTVVTLLIDNSGSMRGRPITVAAMSADILARTLERCGVKVEILGFTTRMWKGGQSRERWIANGKPANPGRLNDLRHIIYKAADTPWRRARRKLGLMLREGILKENIDGEALMWAHNRLVGRPEQRRILMVISDGAPVDDSTLSVNPGNYLEKHLREVIDFIERKSPVELTAIGIGHDVTRYYRRAVTIVDAEQLGGTMLERLADLFDEESLVPANKGRGQQRAAGGRQ, from the coding sequence ATGAAGGACGACAACGAGAGCCCGTTGGAGCGCTTCCGGCGCACACAGGGCGCGACCATGCGCGCCATGGCCCGGCGGGACGACCTGCACGTGACCTTCTCCTCCAACGCGCAGGGCCTGTCGGGCAGCGAGATGCGCCTGTCCCAGCCTGGCCGCGACCTGACGCATGAAGAGGCCAGCCGGGTGCGCGGCGAGGCGGACGCGGAGGCGCTGCGCCTGCGCTACCACGACAGCAAGGTGCACACCCAGAACCGGCCGCAGAACCAGGTCGCGCGCGAGGTGTTCGACGCGGTCGAACAGGCGCGCTGCGAGGCGCTTGGCGCCCAGGGCATGGCCGGGGTCGCAAGCAACCTCGATGCCGCGATGAACGAGCGCTACAAGGCGCGGGGCTACACCAACATCGAGCACCGCGAGGATGTGCCGCTGTCCGAGGTCATGCGCGTCATGGCGCGCGAGTCGATGACCGGGCAGGCGCCGCCGCCCGCGGCCAAGGCGATGATCGACGCCTGGCGCCCGACGCTGGACGCGGAGGTCTTGCGCGAGCTGGAGCAACTGGGCCAGCACGTCACGCATCAGGACGACTATGCCCGGCAGGTGCGCAAGCTGTTGCGCCATCTCGATCTGGATACCGCCTCGGACGAGGAGGAGGCCTCCAGTGACGAGGACGAGCAGGCCGACGCCGAGCAGTCCGAGGACGATAGCGGTGACGGTGAGGCGCAAGGCGGCGAGCAGGACAACGCCGACTCCGGCAGTTCGATGGATGGCGATACTGCCGATGACGGCGAGGGCTCCGGCGTCGAGGAGCAGGAAAGCGACAGCGAAGGCCAGATGACCTCCGGCGCCAGTTCGGAGGAGCCGGGCCGTCCGGGCACGCAGCCGCGCCACCAGGACCGGCGCAACTCGACCGAAGACCTGCCTTACGCGCCTTATACCCAGGAATTCGACGAGATCACCGACGCCAGCGAGCTGTGCGATCCGGACGAGCTGGCCCGGTTGCGGCAGATGCTGGACCAGCAGCTGGCGCACATGCAGTCGGTGGTCTCGCGCCTGGCGAACCGTCTGCAGCGCCGCCTGCTCGCCAAGCAGACGCGTGCCTGGCAGTTCAACCTGGAGGAAGGCTACCTCGACACCGCGCGGCTGGCCCGGATCATCGCCAATCCGGAATTCCCGCTGTCTTACAAGCAGGAAAGCGACAGCCGGTTCCGCGACACGGTGGTGACGCTGTTGATCGACAACTCCGGGTCGATGCGCGGCCGGCCGATTACCGTGGCGGCGATGAGCGCCGACATCCTGGCGCGCACACTGGAACGCTGCGGCGTGAAGGTCGAGATCCTGGGCTTCACCACCCGGATGTGGAAGGGTGGCCAGTCGCGCGAGCGCTGGATCGCCAACGGTAAGCCCGCCAACCCGGGGCGTCTGAACGACCTGCGCCACATCATCTACAAGGCCGCCGATACGCCCTGGCGCCGGGCGCGGCGCAAGCTGGGCCTGATGCTGCGCGAGGGCATCCTGAAGGAGAACATCGACGGCGAGGCGCTGATGTGGGCGCACAACCGCCTGGTCGGCCGCCCCGAGCAGCGCCGTATCCTGATGGTGATCTCCGACGGCGCGCCGGTGGATGATTCCACCCTGTCGGTGAACCCGGGCAACTACCTGGAAAAGCACCTGCGCGAGGTGATCGATTTCATCGAGCGCAAGAGCCCGGTCGAGCTGACCGCGATCGGCATCGGCCACGACGTCACCCGCTACTACCGCCGCGCGGTGACGATCGTCGATGCCGAGCAACTGGGCGGCACCATGCTGGAACGGCTGGCCGACCTGTTCGACGAGGAATCCCTCGTGCCCGCCAACAAGGGCCGTGGCCAGCAGCGCGCCGCCGGGGGCCGGCAGTAG
- the rplQ gene encoding 50S ribosomal protein L17, which produces MRHMKSGRKLNRTQSHRKALFANMATSLIKHEQIVTTLPKAKELRRVTDKLITMGKKGDLHSRRRAASQLRDERMTKKLFDELGPRYKDRPGGYTRVLKAGFRQGDCAPMAVIELVDRDPNWKGADSGPTAEQEYEMEDEE; this is translated from the coding sequence ATGCGCCACATGAAGAGCGGGCGGAAGCTCAACCGCACGCAAAGCCACCGCAAGGCGCTGTTCGCCAACATGGCGACCTCGCTGATCAAGCACGAGCAGATCGTGACCACGCTGCCGAAGGCCAAGGAGCTGCGGCGCGTGACCGACAAGCTGATTACGATGGGCAAGAAGGGCGACCTGCATTCCCGTCGCCGCGCCGCGTCTCAGCTGCGCGACGAGCGCATGACGAAGAAGCTCTTCGACGAACTCGGCCCGCGCTACAAGGACCGTCCGGGCGGCTACACCCGCGTGCTCAAGGCCGGCTTCCGGCAGGGCGACTGCGCGCCCATGGCGGTGATCGAGCTGGTCGACCGCGACCCCAACTGGAAGGGCGCGGACTCCGGCCCGACGGCCGAGCAGGAGTACGAGATGGAGGACGAGGAGTAA
- a CDS encoding DUF2889 domain-containing protein — MPLSAPAERAHLHTRTYAFDGFRRSDGLWDIEGRIVDTKGYPFTNTERGEIQPGEPLHDMEVRLTVDDRFIVRDVEVCTNAGPFGICPAIAANYEKLVGKRIATGWRKTLKELFAGTEGCTHITELLGAMATPAFQTIYPVLQKEGKIRSIQGSRPPLLDSCHAFRSDGSVAKREWPEHYTGD; from the coding sequence ATGCCTCTCTCCGCCCCCGCCGAGCGTGCACATCTGCACACCCGCACCTACGCGTTCGATGGCTTCCGCCGGTCGGATGGCCTGTGGGACATCGAGGGCCGGATCGTCGACACCAAGGGCTATCCCTTCACCAACACCGAACGCGGCGAGATCCAGCCGGGCGAGCCACTGCACGACATGGAGGTGCGCCTCACAGTGGACGACCGCTTCATCGTCCGCGATGTGGAGGTCTGCACCAACGCCGGGCCGTTCGGCATCTGCCCGGCGATCGCGGCAAACTATGAGAAGCTGGTGGGCAAGCGGATCGCGACCGGCTGGCGCAAGACGTTAAAGGAGCTGTTCGCCGGTACCGAAGGGTGCACCCACATCACCGAGCTCCTGGGCGCGATGGCCACACCCGCCTTCCAGACGATTTATCCGGTCTTGCAGAAGGAGGGAAAAATCCGGTCGATCCAGGGCAGCCGGCCGCCGCTGCTCGACAGCTGTCATGCCTTCCGCAGCGATGGGTCGGTGGCCAAGCGCGAATGGCCCGAACACTACACCGGCGACTGA
- the ligA gene encoding NAD-dependent DNA ligase LigA, which yields MAEESAHNQRPEQRSEAEIPVDPAQIPAGHPDVPVEELSDFQARDELARLAPLIAYHDARYHRDDAPEISDADYDTLRRRNEAIERRFPQHIRADSPSRKVGAPPASGFAKVRHAVPMLSLGNAFEDDEVREFFDRIRRFLGLGADDPVQVMAEPKIDGLSCALRYERGRLVQAATRGDGTEGEDITRNVLTIDDVPDRLPGDDWPQVVEVRGEIYMDRQAFKDLNERQREAGKQLFANPRNAAAGAVRQIDPKITRSRPLSFLAYAWGEISQPLGKTMEEVRQRFHDWGFKLNEPAAKCGGVEEVLAYYRKLESERAELAFEIDGIVYKVNDIALQERLGYVSRAPRWAIAHKFPPEQAQTILNRITIQVGRTGALTPVANLEPITVGGVVVSRATLHNPDEIARKDVREGDTVIVQRAGDVIPQVLGVVQDKRPADSQPFDFPDVCPCELRTAVVRPDGEVVPRCSGELACPYQQVERLKHFVSREAFDIEGLGTKNIEAFWQNDLVKTPPDIFRLHQFRDTLLKWDGWGQQSVENLMKAIEARRTIPLDRFIYALGIQEVGSTTGRLLARSYGTLQAWDQAMSKAAEERAATPDEAKKPERVGEAYAELCGIESIGMTVADAICEFFQEPHNREILEALEDEVRVEEFVDTRASNTPVSGKTIVFTGTMQKMTRNEAKARAEAMGAKVSGSVSKKTDYVVAGADSGSKATKARDLGVTLLSEDDWLNLIGES from the coding sequence ATGGCCGAGGAAAGCGCGCACAACCAGCGTCCGGAACAGCGCAGCGAAGCCGAGATTCCCGTCGATCCCGCGCAGATCCCAGCGGGCCATCCGGACGTGCCGGTGGAAGAGTTGAGCGACTTCCAGGCGCGCGACGAGCTGGCCCGGCTGGCGCCGCTGATCGCCTACCACGACGCCCGTTATCACCGCGACGACGCGCCGGAGATATCCGACGCGGATTACGACACGCTGCGCCGGCGCAACGAGGCGATCGAGCGCCGCTTCCCCCAGCACATCCGCGCGGACAGCCCCTCGCGCAAGGTCGGCGCGCCGCCAGCAAGCGGTTTCGCCAAGGTCCGCCACGCCGTGCCCATGCTCTCGCTCGGCAACGCGTTCGAGGACGATGAGGTCCGCGAGTTCTTCGACCGCATCCGCCGCTTCCTGGGGCTGGGCGCCGACGATCCCGTTCAAGTGATGGCGGAGCCCAAGATCGACGGCCTGTCCTGCGCCCTGCGCTACGAACGGGGCCGGCTGGTGCAGGCCGCCACCCGCGGCGACGGCACCGAGGGCGAGGACATCACCCGTAACGTGCTGACCATCGACGACGTTCCTGATCGGTTGCCCGGCGATGACTGGCCCCAGGTGGTGGAGGTGCGCGGCGAGATCTATATGGACCGGCAGGCGTTCAAGGACCTGAACGAGCGCCAGCGGGAAGCCGGCAAGCAGCTGTTCGCCAACCCCCGCAACGCGGCCGCCGGCGCGGTCCGTCAGATCGACCCCAAAATCACCCGGTCCCGCCCACTGTCCTTCCTTGCCTATGCCTGGGGGGAGATCAGCCAGCCGCTTGGGAAGACGATGGAGGAGGTGCGCCAGCGCTTCCACGACTGGGGCTTCAAGTTGAACGAGCCGGCGGCCAAGTGCGGCGGCGTCGAGGAGGTACTCGCCTACTACCGCAAGCTGGAGAGCGAACGCGCCGAGCTGGCCTTCGAGATCGACGGCATCGTCTACAAGGTCAACGACATCGCCTTGCAGGAGCGACTCGGCTATGTCTCCCGCGCGCCGCGCTGGGCGATCGCGCACAAGTTCCCGCCGGAACAGGCGCAGACCATCCTGAACCGGATCACCATCCAGGTGGGCCGTACCGGCGCGTTGACGCCGGTCGCCAACCTGGAGCCGATCACGGTCGGCGGTGTCGTCGTTTCCCGCGCGACCCTGCACAATCCCGACGAGATCGCCCGCAAGGACGTGCGCGAGGGCGATACCGTGATCGTCCAGCGCGCCGGCGATGTGATCCCGCAGGTGCTGGGCGTCGTGCAGGACAAGCGCCCGGCGGATTCACAGCCTTTCGACTTCCCCGACGTCTGTCCGTGCGAGCTGCGGACCGCCGTCGTGCGCCCGGACGGCGAGGTTGTGCCCCGCTGCTCCGGCGAGCTCGCCTGCCCCTACCAGCAGGTCGAGCGGCTGAAGCATTTCGTCTCCCGCGAAGCGTTCGATATCGAGGGGCTGGGCACCAAGAACATCGAAGCGTTCTGGCAGAACGACCTGGTCAAGACGCCGCCCGATATCTTCAGGTTGCACCAATTCCGCGACACGCTGCTGAAGTGGGACGGCTGGGGCCAGCAGTCGGTCGAGAACCTGATGAAAGCGATCGAGGCACGCCGGACGATCCCGCTCGACCGCTTCATCTATGCCCTCGGCATCCAGGAGGTCGGCAGCACCACCGGCCGCCTGTTGGCGCGTAGCTACGGTACGCTGCAGGCCTGGGATCAGGCGATGTCCAAGGCGGCCGAGGAACGCGCGGCGACCCCGGACGAGGCCAAGAAACCCGAGCGCGTGGGCGAGGCCTATGCGGAGCTGTGCGGGATCGAGAGCATCGGTATGACGGTCGCGGATGCAATCTGCGAGTTCTTCCAAGAGCCGCATAACCGCGAGATTCTGGAAGCGCTGGAGGACGAAGTCAGGGTTGAGGAGTTCGTCGATACCCGCGCCTCTAACACGCCTGTGTCGGGCAAGACGATCGTCTTCACCGGGACCATGCAGAAGATGACCCGCAACGAGGCCAAGGCGCGCGCGGAGGCGATGGGCGCCAAGGTCTCGGGCTCGGTCTCCAAGAAAACCGACTATGTGGTCGCCGGCGCGGATTCCGGCTCGAAGGCGACCAAGGCACGCGATCTGGGCGTCACGCTGTTGAGCGAAGACGACTGGCTGAACTTGATCGGGGAGTCCTAG
- a CDS encoding J domain-containing protein: protein MARTDSEALQKPFERMRRFFRQETEVRTCDRPGCRETGHYRAPRSRDRLNEYYYFCLEHVREYNRAWNYYAGMSEAQIEQERRRDSCWHRPSWPFGSIGHGPRWRDDFGFFHEEQQDQEGARRQWEENRHRSWQNAHDGTGKGAGTTHAGETDRALAELGLDPPVTFAAIKVRYKELVKRFHPDANGGDRTNEDRLKMVNQAYATLRKAYR from the coding sequence ATGGCGCGCACCGATTCCGAGGCCCTGCAGAAACCGTTCGAGCGCATGCGGCGCTTCTTCCGTCAGGAGACGGAGGTGCGCACCTGTGACCGCCCGGGCTGTCGCGAAACCGGCCACTACCGGGCGCCGCGCAGCCGCGATCGGCTGAACGAGTACTACTACTTCTGCCTGGAGCACGTACGGGAGTACAATCGCGCCTGGAACTACTACGCCGGTATGTCGGAGGCGCAGATCGAGCAGGAGCGCCGGCGCGACAGCTGCTGGCATCGGCCCAGCTGGCCGTTCGGCTCGATTGGGCACGGCCCGCGCTGGCGTGACGACTTCGGCTTCTTCCACGAGGAGCAGCAGGACCAGGAAGGCGCCCGCCGGCAGTGGGAGGAGAACCGCCACCGGTCTTGGCAGAACGCTCACGACGGCACCGGGAAGGGCGCCGGCACCACCCATGCCGGCGAGACCGACCGCGCGCTTGCCGAGCTGGGCCTGGACCCACCGGTCACGTTCGCGGCGATCAAGGTGCGCTACAAGGAGCTGGTGAAGCGTTTCCACCCCGACGCCAACGGCGGCGACCGGACCAACGAGGACCGGCTGAAGATGGTCAACCAGGCCTATGCCACCCTGCGCAAGGCCTACCGCTAG
- a CDS encoding ribbon-helix-helix domain-containing protein: MSANGADSELVASGLINRNVTVNGRRTSLRLEPEMWDALEEIAKREGVRVGDVVSRIDRSPRGRGAGLTARVRVFAMGYFRAAATESGHMNAGHGLFYGRAARR; encoded by the coding sequence ATGAGTGCGAACGGGGCGGACAGTGAACTGGTGGCATCGGGGTTGATCAACCGCAATGTCACGGTAAACGGGCGGCGGACCAGCCTACGCCTGGAACCGGAAATGTGGGATGCGCTGGAAGAGATCGCCAAACGCGAAGGCGTGCGTGTGGGCGATGTGGTCTCCCGGATCGACCGCAGTCCGCGCGGCCGCGGCGCCGGCCTGACCGCACGGGTGCGGGTCTTCGCGATGGGTTACTTCCGCGCCGCCGCGACGGAGAGCGGCCACATGAACGCCGGCCACGGTCTGTTTTATGGCCGGGCGGCGCGCCGCTGA